Proteins from one Faecalibacterium sp. I3-3-33 genomic window:
- the pulA gene encoding type I pullulanase, with protein MKLTMAAKTPAQWKTLFENEPFHCENYYTGPLGPDYTPGGTCLRLWAPTAEAVTVTLYHKGDGSAVLGTKPLVRGAQGVWSVWLPGEQHGRYYTFAVTVDGITRETGDPYARAAGVNGVRSMIVDLARTAPSGWEQDVRPNIPPAQRAVWEVSVRDFSQDAASGVRPAWRGKYMAFTQQGTTLHGDGIHPTCLNYLKRLGVKYVQLMPIFDFGSVDEARPLLRQYNWGYDPTNFNVPEGSYSTDPTRGEVRIRECREMIAALHAAGIGVVMDVVYNHTYRTENPLNNTVPYYFFRQNPDGSFSNGSGCGNEFATERPMARRYLIDSILYWAKEYHIDGFRFDLMGLYDAESINAVRTALDALPGGRDILLYGEPWQGGASQLHRYEANKANLAMLNERVGIFCDDTRDAIKGGCFDAREPGYVEGKPGSFWDIGAAVAAWCRSDRLPPHAPSQIVSYVSAHDNFTLWDKLLCVRYEKPEFTARDTVALAQNRLAAGIYLTSFGLPFMQAGEEFARTKKGVGNSYRSSPALNRLDWNRAEQYHALVDYYRGLLALRAAFPRLGSTDRHAPEALQFFALEQPLVGWTLPAVWGDGAAWSALCVFYNPTDTTRTVALPAGQWKLLSDGTSSSLWRGASRVFTNKTTLAPYSATILGAV; from the coding sequence ATGAAACTGACCATGGCTGCAAAAACGCCTGCCCAGTGGAAAACACTGTTTGAAAACGAGCCCTTCCACTGCGAAAACTACTATACCGGTCCCCTTGGACCGGACTACACCCCCGGCGGCACCTGTCTGCGGCTGTGGGCACCCACTGCCGAGGCAGTCACCGTGACCTTATACCACAAGGGAGACGGCAGTGCCGTGCTGGGCACAAAGCCCCTTGTGCGCGGGGCGCAGGGGGTGTGGAGCGTCTGGCTGCCCGGGGAGCAGCACGGCCGCTATTACACCTTTGCCGTCACCGTGGACGGCATCACCCGCGAGACCGGCGACCCCTACGCCCGGGCGGCGGGGGTAAACGGCGTGCGCAGCATGATCGTAGACCTTGCCCGCACCGCGCCCTCCGGGTGGGAGCAGGATGTGCGCCCCAATATCCCCCCGGCACAGCGCGCCGTGTGGGAGGTGAGCGTGCGGGACTTCTCGCAGGATGCCGCCAGCGGGGTGCGCCCGGCGTGGCGGGGCAAATATATGGCCTTTACCCAGCAGGGCACTACCCTGCACGGCGATGGCATCCACCCCACCTGCCTGAACTACCTCAAGCGGTTGGGGGTAAAATACGTCCAGCTGATGCCCATTTTTGATTTTGGCAGCGTGGACGAGGCAAGGCCTTTGCTGCGGCAGTATAACTGGGGCTACGACCCCACCAACTTCAACGTGCCGGAGGGCAGCTACTCCACCGACCCCACCCGGGGCGAGGTGCGCATCCGGGAGTGCCGGGAGATGATCGCCGCGCTGCACGCGGCGGGCATCGGGGTGGTGATGGACGTGGTGTATAACCACACCTACCGCACCGAGAACCCCTTAAACAATACCGTGCCGTACTACTTTTTCCGGCAAAACCCGGACGGCAGCTTTTCCAACGGCAGCGGCTGCGGCAACGAGTTTGCCACCGAACGCCCCATGGCGCGGCGGTACCTCATCGACTCCATCCTCTACTGGGCGAAGGAGTACCACATTGACGGCTTCCGGTTCGACCTGATGGGCCTGTACGACGCCGAGAGCATCAACGCGGTGCGCACTGCGCTGGATGCCCTGCCCGGCGGGCGGGACATCCTGCTGTACGGTGAGCCGTGGCAGGGCGGTGCCAGCCAGCTGCACCGGTACGAGGCCAACAAGGCGAACCTTGCCATGCTCAACGAGCGGGTAGGCATCTTCTGTGACGACACCCGGGACGCCATCAAGGGCGGCTGCTTCGATGCCCGGGAGCCGGGCTATGTGGAGGGCAAGCCCGGCAGTTTCTGGGATATCGGCGCAGCGGTGGCGGCATGGTGCCGCAGCGACCGTCTGCCGCCCCACGCGCCCAGCCAGATCGTGAGCTATGTTTCCGCCCACGACAACTTTACCCTGTGGGACAAGCTGCTCTGCGTCCGCTACGAAAAGCCGGAGTTCACCGCCCGGGACACCGTGGCGCTGGCGCAGAACCGGCTGGCGGCGGGCATCTACCTGACCAGCTTCGGCCTGCCCTTCATGCAGGCAGGCGAGGAGTTCGCCCGCACCAAAAAGGGGGTAGGGAACAGCTACCGCTCCTCTCCCGCCCTGAACCGGCTGGACTGGAACCGCGCCGAGCAGTACCACGCCCTCGTGGACTACTACCGGGGGCTTCTGGCGCTGCGGGCAGCCTTTCCGCGGCTGGGCAGCACCGACCGTCACGCCCCGGAGGCTTTGCAGTTCTTTGCGCTGGAGCAGCCGCTGGTGGGCTGGACGCTGCCCGCCGTCTGGGGAGACGGCGCGGCATGGAGCGCTTTGTGTGTCTTTTATAACCCCACCGACACCACCCGCACCGTTGCCCTGCCTGCCGGGCAGTGGAAGCTGCTGAGCGATGGCACTTCTTCCAGCCTGTGGCGGGGGGCAAGCCGCGTTTTTACAAACAAAACCACCCTTGCGCCGTACAGCGCCACCATTTTGGGTGCGGTGTAA
- a CDS encoding tyrosine-protein phosphatase, which translates to MDIRQLHYFLTLCEEMNYTRAAQRLFLSRQALRQSISALEAEMCGPLFISAHHKLALTDRGMSLQRHAAPVVEQFQQMQAALRAEIQSAQPVRIGISVALVPDYLPGLETQLDKFRQQYPHVEMRFRLLDNDAVADGVEQGELDAGLVIDLGCAAPVLARTTLRADPACLLVPRGHPFWEKERIPLAELRGQRVLLPSLRQDLFSPLWAACARAGFAPNAEIGPSFYQAYYLVQEQLCTCLTRYEPGARRELDRVRDVLLEDMPPLCVSLVQRRDTSSAYIDLLRSYLLEVLGSTASLPPRRGRPAKPFYTAPVLSSAAAKAAPEHPAPGTQLPFAGGNNFRELGGYHADEGKTVKWGQIYRGFPTGRLTTEADRARLDGLGLRLILDLRSGAEAAKLPDYVPDGARLVQICGLRDATGQEIDFSPNDIQRLVQSAPAGMSLTQLMYWQMLTGNKAFKELFRALEAGETPILFHCTAGKDRTGVAAMLILLALGASDETICADYARTNLCRAAEIEKAMADHAAEIAADPAQRMRWQTSAGVDPETAPFVLRTIRQDYGSAENYLEAEYGLTPARLMRLRRMYLE; encoded by the coding sequence ATGGATATCCGCCAGCTGCACTACTTTTTGACCCTGTGCGAAGAAATGAATTATACCCGCGCCGCACAGCGGCTGTTCCTGTCGCGGCAGGCGCTGCGCCAGAGCATCTCTGCGCTGGAGGCCGAAATGTGCGGGCCGCTGTTCATCAGTGCCCACCACAAGCTGGCGCTCACCGACCGGGGCATGAGCTTACAGCGCCATGCCGCCCCGGTAGTGGAGCAGTTCCAGCAGATGCAGGCTGCGCTGCGGGCAGAGATCCAGTCTGCCCAGCCGGTGCGCATCGGCATCAGCGTGGCGCTGGTGCCGGACTATCTGCCCGGGCTGGAGACCCAGCTGGACAAGTTCCGGCAGCAGTACCCCCATGTGGAGATGCGCTTCCGCCTGCTGGACAACGACGCCGTGGCCGATGGGGTAGAGCAGGGCGAGCTGGACGCGGGTCTGGTCATCGACCTTGGCTGTGCCGCGCCGGTGCTGGCGCGCACCACCCTGCGGGCGGACCCCGCCTGCCTGCTGGTGCCCCGGGGACATCCCTTCTGGGAAAAGGAGCGCATCCCGCTGGCAGAGCTGCGCGGGCAGCGGGTGCTGCTGCCCAGCCTGCGGCAGGATCTGTTCAGCCCGCTGTGGGCAGCCTGTGCCCGGGCGGGCTTTGCCCCCAACGCCGAGATCGGCCCCAGCTTTTATCAGGCCTACTATCTGGTGCAGGAGCAGCTGTGCACCTGCCTGACCCGCTACGAGCCCGGCGCGCGCCGGGAGCTGGACCGGGTGCGGGACGTGCTGCTGGAAGATATGCCCCCGCTGTGCGTCTCACTGGTGCAGCGGCGGGACACCAGCTCTGCCTACATCGACCTGCTGCGCAGCTACCTGTTAGAGGTTCTGGGCAGCACCGCCAGCCTGCCGCCCCGCCGGGGTCGCCCTGCAAAGCCCTTCTACACCGCGCCGGTGCTTTCCAGCGCCGCCGCAAAGGCTGCCCCGGAGCATCCCGCCCCGGGCACCCAGCTGCCCTTTGCGGGCGGCAACAACTTCCGGGAGCTGGGCGGCTACCATGCCGACGAGGGCAAGACCGTAAAGTGGGGGCAGATCTACCGGGGTTTCCCCACCGGGCGGCTGACCACCGAAGCTGACCGCGCCCGGCTGGACGGGCTGGGGCTGCGGCTCATCCTTGACCTGCGCAGCGGCGCAGAAGCCGCCAAGCTGCCGGACTATGTGCCGGACGGCGCACGGCTGGTGCAGATCTGCGGCCTGCGGGATGCCACCGGGCAGGAGATCGATTTTTCGCCAAACGACATCCAGCGGCTGGTGCAGAGCGCCCCCGCCGGGATGAGCCTCACCCAGCTGATGTACTGGCAGATGCTCACCGGCAACAAGGCGTTTAAAGAGCTGTTCCGGGCGCTGGAAGCCGGCGAGACGCCCATCCTGTTCCACTGCACGGCGGGCAAGGACCGTACCGGTGTCGCTGCCATGCTGATCTTACTGGCGCTGGGTGCTTCGGACGAGACCATCTGCGCGGATTATGCCCGCACCAACCTCTGCCGCGCCGCCGAGATCGAAAAGGCCATGGCTGACCATGCGGCGGAGATCGCCGCCGACCCGGCGCAGCGGATGCGCTGGCAGACCTCCGCCGGGGTAGACCCGGAGACTGCGCCCTTTGTGCTGCGCACCATCCGGCAGGACTACGGCAGCGCCGAGAACTATCTGGAAGCCGAATACGGCCTGACCCCCGCCCGCCTGATGCGGCTGCGGCGGATGTATCTGGAGTGA
- the nagB gene encoding glucosamine-6-phosphate deaminase, with protein MKIIRTKDYADMSRKAANIISAQVIMKPDCVLGLATGGTPVGTYEKLVERYNEGDLDFSEVTSVNLDEYRGLPKDHPESYWSFMHRNLFDHVNIDPAHINLPDGTNMDAEAECKRYDEVIRSVGGVDLQLLGIGHDGHIGFNEPHDAFDLGTHCVDLTQETIEANKRFFDGNVDLVPKQAYTMGIRTIMQARKVLMVVNGAGKAEIVKKAFFGPVTPEVPASILQMHPDFILVADEEALSLI; from the coding sequence GTGAAGATCATTCGTACAAAGGACTACGCTGATATGTCCCGCAAGGCCGCAAACATCATTTCTGCGCAGGTCATCATGAAGCCCGACTGTGTGCTGGGTCTGGCTACCGGCGGCACCCCCGTTGGCACCTATGAGAAGCTGGTGGAGCGCTACAACGAGGGGGATCTGGATTTTTCTGAGGTCACCTCCGTCAATCTGGACGAGTACCGCGGCCTGCCCAAGGATCACCCGGAAAGCTACTGGAGCTTTATGCACCGCAACCTGTTCGACCATGTGAACATCGACCCCGCCCACATCAACCTGCCGGACGGCACCAACATGGATGCCGAGGCCGAGTGCAAGCGCTATGACGAGGTCATCCGCAGCGTGGGCGGTGTGGATCTGCAGCTGCTGGGCATCGGTCATGACGGTCACATCGGCTTCAACGAGCCCCACGATGCCTTTGATCTGGGCACCCACTGCGTGGATCTGACTCAGGAGACCATCGAGGCCAACAAGCGCTTCTTTGACGGCAACGTGGATCTGGTGCCCAAGCAGGCTTACACCATGGGCATCCGCACCATCATGCAGGCACGCAAGGTGCTGATGGTGGTCAACGGTGCCGGCAAGGCCGAGATCGTCAAGAAGGCTTTCTTCGGCCCCGTCACCCCCGAGGTGCCCGCAAGCATTTTGCAGATGCACCCGGACTTCATTCTGGTGGCTGACGAAGAGGCTCTGAGCCTGATCTAA
- a CDS encoding ECF transporter S component yields MKTKSTPSVRQLVLAALFLALAFVLPLLTGQVPKVGNMLCPMHFPVLLCGFVLGGPWGLAVGFAAPLLRSVLFGMPPMFPVALSMAFELATYGLVSGLLWRRAKHTLPALYAVLLTAMVSGRIVWGIVRFVLAGLTGGSFPFSAFLSGALFTAVPGIVAQLVLIPLLLTALQKAGFAD; encoded by the coding sequence ATGAAAACCAAAAGCACTCCCTCCGTGCGGCAGCTGGTGCTGGCCGCCCTGTTTTTAGCACTGGCCTTTGTGCTGCCCCTGCTCACCGGTCAGGTACCCAAGGTGGGCAATATGCTCTGCCCGATGCACTTCCCGGTGCTGCTGTGCGGCTTTGTGCTGGGCGGCCCGTGGGGGCTGGCTGTGGGCTTTGCCGCCCCGCTGCTGCGCTCGGTGCTGTTCGGCATGCCGCCCATGTTCCCGGTAGCCCTCTCCATGGCCTTTGAACTGGCTACCTACGGGCTGGTGTCCGGGCTGCTGTGGCGCAGGGCAAAGCACACTTTGCCCGCGCTCTACGCCGTGCTGCTGACTGCCATGGTGTCCGGGCGCATCGTGTGGGGCATCGTGCGCTTTGTGCTGGCCGGGCTGACCGGCGGCAGCTTCCCCTTCAGCGCTTTTTTGTCCGGGGCGCTGTTTACCGCCGTGCCGGGCATCGTGGCGCAGCTGGTGCTCATCCCGCTGCTGCTCACCGCGCTGCAGAAGGCCGGGTTTGCAGACTGA
- a CDS encoding transketolase, with translation MTNAEKLTLKKHACHIRMGVIEGTHSAGCGHPGGSLSIADVLSYLYFKELNVDPAQPRMASRDRLVLSKGHAAPALYAALAERGFFPVEELKTLRKIGSRLQGHPNMNSVPGVDMSTGSLGQGISAACGMALGAKHAGSAVNVYAILGDGEVEEGECWEAFMFAAHYGLSNLCVMLDRNHLQIDGTTETVMNSAPLEDKLRAFNFNVVTINGHDFDQIESAVQAFHAESEKPTCIILDTVKGTGVSYMTNSVAWHGKGPNDEEYQVAMNELNAAYAALEQEEN, from the coding sequence ATGACAAATGCTGAAAAACTTACCCTGAAAAAGCACGCCTGCCACATCCGCATGGGCGTGATCGAAGGGACCCACAGTGCAGGCTGTGGTCATCCGGGCGGCAGTCTGAGCATCGCAGACGTGCTGTCTTATCTGTACTTTAAGGAACTGAACGTAGACCCTGCCCAGCCCAGGATGGCGAGCCGCGACCGTCTGGTGCTGTCCAAGGGCCATGCCGCCCCGGCGCTGTACGCAGCGCTGGCAGAGCGGGGCTTCTTCCCGGTGGAAGAGCTCAAGACCCTGCGCAAGATTGGCAGCCGCCTACAGGGCCACCCCAACATGAACAGCGTGCCCGGCGTGGATATGTCCACCGGCAGTCTGGGTCAGGGCATCTCTGCCGCCTGCGGCATGGCGCTGGGCGCAAAGCACGCCGGTTCTGCCGTGAACGTTTACGCCATTCTGGGCGACGGCGAGGTGGAAGAGGGCGAATGCTGGGAGGCCTTTATGTTTGCCGCCCACTACGGCCTTTCTAACCTGTGCGTGATGCTGGACCGCAACCATCTGCAGATCGACGGCACCACTGAGACTGTTATGAACAGCGCCCCGCTGGAGGATAAGCTCCGCGCCTTCAACTTCAATGTGGTCACCATCAACGGCCACGACTTTGACCAGATCGAGAGCGCCGTGCAGGCTTTCCACGCTGAGAGCGAAAAGCCCACCTGCATCATTCTGGATACGGTCAAGGGCACCGGCGTTTCCTATATGACCAATTCCGTTGCATGGCACGGCAAGGGCCCCAACGATGAAGAGTATCAGGTGGCCATGAACGAGCTGAACGCCGCCTATGCCGCGCTGGAACAGGAGGAGAACTGA
- a CDS encoding transketolase family protein — translation MADVKKIATRDSYGNTLKELAAEGHDDLVVLDADLAAATKTGMFQKAYPDRHFDCGIAEGNMVGVAAGLAAMGYVPFVSSFAMFAAGRAFEQVRNSVGYPHLNVKIGATHGGISVGEDGASHQCCEDFALMRSIPGMTVICPADDIEARAAVRAAYAMEGPVYLRFGRLAVPVFHDEANYHFELGKGEQLTEGNDIAIIATGLMVNEARMAAEQLAAEGIHARVINIHTIKPLDEEIVLKAAKECGKVITAEEHNVIGGLGEAVCAVLSEKQPTPVRRVGVQDVFGCSGPAWDLLKKYGLDAATICKTAHEMLGK, via the coding sequence ATGGCAGACGTGAAAAAGATCGCGACCCGCGACAGCTACGGCAACACCCTGAAGGAGCTGGCCGCGGAAGGCCACGATGATCTGGTGGTGCTGGACGCCGATCTGGCCGCCGCTACCAAGACCGGCATGTTCCAGAAGGCATACCCGGACCGTCACTTTGACTGCGGCATTGCCGAGGGCAACATGGTAGGCGTGGCCGCAGGTCTGGCCGCTATGGGCTATGTGCCCTTTGTTTCCAGCTTTGCCATGTTCGCAGCCGGCCGTGCCTTCGAGCAGGTGCGCAACTCTGTGGGCTACCCCCACCTGAACGTGAAGATCGGCGCCACCCACGGCGGCATCTCCGTGGGCGAAGACGGCGCTTCCCACCAGTGCTGCGAGGACTTTGCCCTGATGCGCAGCATCCCCGGCATGACCGTCATCTGCCCCGCCGATGATATCGAAGCACGCGCCGCTGTGCGCGCCGCCTACGCCATGGAAGGCCCCGTCTACCTGCGCTTCGGCCGTCTGGCTGTGCCGGTGTTCCACGATGAGGCCAACTATCACTTTGAGCTGGGCAAGGGCGAGCAGCTGACCGAGGGCAACGATATTGCCATCATCGCCACCGGTCTGATGGTCAACGAGGCACGCATGGCTGCCGAGCAGCTGGCTGCCGAGGGCATCCACGCCCGGGTCATCAACATCCACACCATCAAGCCCCTGGACGAGGAGATCGTCCTCAAGGCTGCAAAGGAGTGCGGCAAGGTCATCACCGCCGAGGAGCACAATGTCATCGGCGGTCTGGGTGAAGCCGTCTGCGCCGTCCTGAGCGAGAAGCAGCCCACCCCCGTGCGCCGCGTGGGCGTGCAGGACGTGTTCGGCTGCTCCGGCCCCGCATGGGACCTGCTGAAGAAGTACGGTCTGGACGCTGCCACCATCTGCAAGACCGCCCACGAGATGCTGGGCAAGTAA
- a CDS encoding ABC transporter substrate-binding protein has product MRFDRRISRRSFLAAAGVTSAALALTACGGSSSSVAASSASGTASSAAGTAQGGTLNIMLETEVQSLDPQVATDGTSFEVIADYTDGLMQMDADGAAVPAIAETYDISEDGKTYTFHLRDAKWTNGEAVTAADFVFGWQRAVDPATASEYSYMLSDIGQVVNAAEIIAGEKPVTDLGVTAVDDKTLEVQLNVPVSYFLSLMYFPTFYPVNEAFYNTCKDTFGTSPDTVLSNGAFKLTDYQPAATAFTLEKNPDYYDADKIALDSLAYQVIKDSQQALMSYQTGALDMTLLNGEQVDQVKDDPEFTSVGAGYLWYISPNIGGVPDLANENLRKAITFALDRDAITGDVLKDGSAPCYTAVPPQFATGPDGSDFSADQTKFAEFCAYDADKAKEYYEQAKSELGKDSFTFNMVVDADDAPQKVAQVVKEQLETTLAGFTLNLTVEPKKQRVQDMQDGNFEIGLTRWGPDYADPMTYLGMWVTGNSNNYGLWSDADYDAIIDECTTGDLCTDPEGRWAALYEAEQIVLEQAVIFPLYGQCNAEMVSSAVTGVAFHPVALNRVYKNAAKSE; this is encoded by the coding sequence ATGAGATTCGATCGTCGTATTTCGCGCCGCAGCTTCCTGGCAGCTGCCGGTGTTACCTCCGCTGCGCTGGCTCTGACGGCCTGCGGCGGCTCTTCCAGCTCGGTGGCGGCTTCTTCCGCCTCCGGCACTGCCTCCTCTGCAGCTGGCACTGCACAGGGCGGCACCCTGAATATCATGCTGGAGACCGAGGTCCAGTCGCTGGACCCGCAGGTGGCCACCGACGGCACCTCCTTTGAGGTCATCGCAGACTACACCGACGGTCTGATGCAGATGGATGCAGACGGCGCAGCAGTTCCCGCCATTGCCGAGACCTATGACATCAGCGAGGACGGCAAGACCTACACCTTCCACCTGCGGGATGCCAAGTGGACCAACGGCGAAGCTGTTACCGCTGCCGACTTCGTGTTCGGCTGGCAGCGCGCTGTGGACCCCGCCACCGCTTCCGAGTATTCCTATATGCTGTCGGATATCGGTCAGGTGGTCAACGCTGCCGAGATCATTGCAGGCGAGAAGCCCGTCACCGATCTGGGCGTGACTGCTGTGGACGACAAGACGCTGGAAGTCCAGCTGAACGTTCCCGTCAGCTACTTTTTGAGCCTGATGTACTTCCCCACTTTCTATCCGGTCAACGAGGCGTTCTACAACACCTGCAAGGACACCTTCGGCACCAGCCCCGACACGGTGCTGTCCAACGGTGCCTTCAAGCTGACCGACTACCAGCCCGCCGCAACGGCCTTTACGCTGGAAAAGAACCCCGATTACTACGATGCCGACAAGATCGCTCTGGACAGTCTGGCCTATCAGGTCATCAAGGACAGCCAGCAGGCACTGATGAGCTACCAGACCGGTGCTCTGGATATGACCCTGCTGAACGGCGAGCAGGTGGATCAGGTCAAGGATGATCCCGAGTTTACCAGCGTGGGTGCCGGTTACCTGTGGTACATCAGCCCCAACATCGGCGGTGTGCCGGATCTGGCTAACGAGAACCTGCGCAAGGCCATCACCTTTGCACTGGATCGTGACGCCATTACCGGGGATGTGCTGAAGGACGGCTCTGCACCCTGCTACACCGCCGTTCCGCCGCAGTTCGCCACCGGCCCCGATGGCAGCGACTTCAGCGCCGACCAGACCAAGTTTGCAGAGTTCTGCGCCTATGACGCCGACAAGGCCAAGGAATACTACGAGCAGGCTAAGAGCGAGCTGGGCAAGGACTCCTTCACCTTCAACATGGTGGTGGATGCCGACGACGCACCCCAGAAGGTGGCACAGGTCGTCAAGGAGCAGCTGGAGACCACGCTGGCAGGCTTTACCCTGAATCTGACCGTGGAGCCCAAGAAGCAGCGCGTGCAGGATATGCAGGACGGCAACTTTGAGATCGGCCTGACCCGCTGGGGCCCCGACTACGCCGACCCCATGACCTATCTGGGTATGTGGGTGACCGGCAACTCCAACAACTACGGTCTGTGGAGCGATGCCGACTACGATGCCATCATTGACGAGTGCACCACCGGTGACCTGTGCACCGACCCCGAGGGCCGCTGGGCTGCCCTGTACGAGGCAGAGCAGATCGTTCTGGAGCAGGCAGTCATCTTCCCCCTGTACGGCCAGTGCAATGCCGAGATGGTCTCCTCTGCCGTTACCGGCGTAGCGTTCCACCCCGTGGCACTGAACCGCGTGTACAAGAACGCCGCTAAGAGCGAGTAA
- a CDS encoding ABC transporter permease, producing the protein MKKYTLKRILTSLFTLLAILLVLFILMQLMPGSPFNDEKLTPDMRAALYAKYGLDQPIYIQFFRYVGNMLRGDLGVSYNISKNTPISQLIQSRLPISIQVGGMAVTLGAIVGLVLGILAALKRDTVVDTIATIISVIGVSVPSYVFALALSYTFGFKFRWFPMLFSAKDIFGSSVLPSISLSMFTMASIARFTRSEMIEVLDSDYMLLAESKGISGPALIFRHALRNALIPIITVLAPLIVDLMTGSLVVEKIFAIPGVGSLLVTAIQSNDYNVVIGLSFIYSAMYIGIMLVVDLLYGIIDPRIRLAKGDD; encoded by the coding sequence GTGAAAAAATATACGCTCAAGCGAATCCTGACCTCGCTGTTTACGCTGCTGGCAATTCTGCTGGTGCTGTTCATCCTGATGCAGCTGATGCCCGGTTCGCCCTTCAATGATGAAAAGCTGACGCCGGATATGCGTGCAGCCCTGTATGCAAAGTACGGCCTTGACCAGCCTATCTATATCCAGTTCTTCCGCTATGTGGGCAATATGCTCCGGGGCGATCTGGGTGTCAGCTACAATATCTCCAAAAATACGCCCATCTCCCAACTCATCCAGTCCCGTCTGCCCATCTCCATTCAGGTGGGCGGCATGGCGGTCACGCTGGGTGCCATCGTAGGTCTGGTGCTGGGCATCCTTGCCGCTTTGAAGCGGGATACCGTGGTGGACACCATCGCCACCATCATCTCGGTCATCGGCGTATCGGTGCCGTCCTATGTGTTCGCGCTGGCGCTGAGCTACACCTTCGGCTTCAAATTCCGCTGGTTCCCCATGCTGTTTTCCGCCAAGGATATCTTTGGCTCCAGCGTGCTGCCCAGTATTTCGCTTTCCATGTTCACCATGGCGTCCATTGCCCGCTTTACCCGCAGTGAGATGATCGAGGTGCTGGATTCCGATTATATGCTGCTGGCCGAGAGCAAGGGCATCTCCGGCCCGGCGCTGATCTTCCGCCACGCGCTGCGCAACGCCCTGATCCCCATCATCACGGTGCTGGCACCGCTGATCGTGGATCTGATGACCGGCTCGCTGGTGGTGGAAAAGATCTTTGCCATCCCCGGCGTGGGCAGCCTGCTGGTGACGGCCATCCAGTCCAACGATTACAACGTGGTCATTGGTCTGAGCTTTATTTACAGCGCCATGTACATTGGCATCATGCTGGTCGTTGACCTGCTGTACGGCATCATCGACCCGCGCATTCGTTTGGCAAAGGGGGACGACTAA
- a CDS encoding ABC transporter permease produces the protein MAEKAIRLGGESTADAIVSAVDAMYTEHTFAEKDFALKHNEDEISVDTNFAAQNFWKEALIRFFNKKSAVLGLVLIVVIVLLAVLGPGMNSYTYSGQDLSQKNFAPRVPGIEQFGILDGSEKMSTTTGTKVTNAYQEKDKLDVYYWFGSDLYGRDIWTRTWEGARVSLIIAVAAAIIDMLIGMSYGLISGYFGGRVDMVMQRFLEVANGIPRLVIVTLLLLVLQPGMVTIIFALMLTEWVGMSRIARAEMLKLKDQEFVLASRTLGAGSFFIIFKEVLPNIIGPIITQVMFSIPTAIFTEAFLSFVGLGIPVPQCSLGSLISELYNSFTTHPYQIIPPIVVMSLLMLSFNLVADGLREALDPKMKSM, from the coding sequence ATGGCAGAAAAAGCGATCCGGCTGGGCGGCGAATCCACCGCCGATGCCATTGTCAGTGCCGTGGATGCAATGTACACGGAGCACACCTTTGCAGAAAAGGATTTTGCCCTCAAGCACAACGAGGACGAGATCAGCGTGGATACCAACTTTGCGGCGCAGAACTTCTGGAAGGAAGCGCTCATCCGCTTTTTCAATAAGAAGAGCGCCGTGCTGGGGCTTGTCCTCATTGTGGTCATCGTGTTGCTGGCCGTTTTGGGCCCGGGCATGAACAGCTACACCTACTCCGGGCAGGATCTGAGCCAGAAAAACTTTGCGCCCCGCGTGCCGGGCATTGAGCAGTTCGGCATTCTGGACGGCAGCGAGAAGATGAGCACCACCACCGGCACCAAGGTGACCAACGCCTATCAGGAAAAAGACAAGCTGGACGTCTACTACTGGTTCGGCAGCGACCTGTACGGCCGCGATATCTGGACCCGCACATGGGAAGGCGCCCGCGTCTCTCTGATCATCGCGGTGGCGGCGGCCATCATTGATATGCTCATCGGCATGAGCTACGGCCTGATCTCCGGCTACTTTGGCGGCAGGGTGGATATGGTGATGCAGCGCTTTCTGGAAGTGGCCAACGGTATCCCCCGGCTGGTCATCGTTACGCTGCTGCTGCTGGTATTGCAGCCCGGCATGGTGACCATCATCTTTGCCCTGATGCTGACCGAGTGGGTGGGCATGAGCCGCATTGCCCGTGCCGAGATGCTCAAGTTGAAGGATCAGGAGTTCGTTCTGGCGTCCCGCACGCTGGGTGCAGGCAGCTTCTTCATTATCTTTAAAGAAGTGCTGCCCAACATCATCGGACCCATCATCACGCAGGTCATGTTCAGCATCCCCACCGCCATCTTCACCGAGGCGTTCCTCTCCTTTGTGGGTCTGGGCATCCCGGTGCCGCAGTGCTCGCTGGGTTCTCTGATCAGTGAGCTGTACAACAGCTTCACCACCCACCCCTACCAGATCATCCCGCCCATTGTGGTCATGAGCCTGCTGATGCTCAGCTTCAATCTGGTAGCGGACGGCCTGCGCGAGGCGCTGGACCCCAAGATGAAGAGTATGTAA